ATATTGCATTATAATATGTGATTAACAAAATTATATGATAATTTCACAAATTCGACTCCTCTAAAATTATAccgtcatttaaaaaaaaatgcgttaatttatatcataaattatccttaaattaaaatagtaaaactcatagataataaatattataaatttaaaaataattaaaatagtattttaCCATTTTATTCACATTATCATTTTAGAAAAtcttttttcataaatatataatcTCTTATATAACAAATTTTCCATTCATTACTCATGGAAATTTTTTTAGGTATTAGTCCCTCAATATTCATAACATAATACTTCTCTTACTCATTACACATTGTTAAGCAATATCTAATACTATTAAAAACATAACAAATGTTGCAAAATTTTTTGGTACACACATACTAATAGTAACACGTTAGCAAGAAGTTTATCAAAACATCAATTTAAagctttttttatataaaagtaaaagtggtgatatactttaatattgtaattttttatgttttttaaaagtGTGGAAGATACATAAATTAGAGGGTCCGATTtctatatttcaaattttataattttttttaacaaaaatctttCGGTCCGATTTCTGTTCTCTCACAAATCTATTAGTTCGATTACACAAATCTCTCTGTCCGATTTTTATATCCTCACAAATCGAACGGTTCGATTTCTGTACTTCTCACAAATCGACAATCCGATTTTTGTTTATCTAATTAAAcaattttatatttgaaaataatacCCATCAACcgatattttaaaaaaacaccATGCTATtccaatatcaaaaacaaaatctgTCAATTTAACATATGCTAATATTTTTTAGCagtaaaattaaaacattaaatttttCAGTACTTTCAGCTCAAATCATtagcaatataaaaaatataaatatgaaatacacgTGAATTTCGGTGGACCCCTCTCTAGGGGAATTGGCAAAAAACAGTAACAAAGGTAAGATAATGTGAATATCAATGTAAAGAGAAAGAGAACTATTGTCACATGATGAGAGTGGTTCGTATAAAGTGACCTTTCACCAATTATAGTTCTTTAACTTCAATAACACCAAACGATTACTACCTTTTGCATGGTACTAGTAGTTAATTTACGAAATAAAGTGAAAGGATTTAATTAATTACTATCTACTTTTTCGATATTCCTAAGAGTAGGAGACTAGATTATATTAGATAAACTGGATTGTGTGTCTTTAACCATGAGAAAAATCTACAGGAAATAGACGTTGGATTTTGTTATTTTGGTCTTTAGAAAATGATATATCAGCTTTcattgtcacaaaaaaaaaaaaaaaaaaagttatagggAATCGGCAAGCATCAACAGGAACCGCAGGATGACGTGGAAACTTTTATCAAAATTCAGGCTTAAagacaaaagtgaaaaaaagatAGCTGCCGGTTGGGCTTGAATTTATATaagattatattaatatattataaaatatgtaaattaaACCAACTTAAATTAGTTGAGTAATCAGTTTATTTGTCTGTTTAAACAAATATTGGGTATTCGAATTATGTTTTGTGTATGTAGCAACTCATTGATTAGCGCTAAAGAGTTCAATTTGTGATAGATTAGTCATTGACTTGTCGAATTGAAGATATCGtggaaaaaaaatgtaaattgtgtTTATTAGTATCTATTATGAAATAATCATGCtaaatatacactaaaattaattatattaatataaaatatatattaaaatacaaaatattgattttaatataaaaataatattttttttataaaaatacgtGGCGATTAAACACCAAAACCATACAAATAGAGAATCATGAGAATGCAAGGGGGAAATTTTATATCAGGTAAGTGCAATGAGTATGCAAGTATTGGATTATTTCTCCAAAAATATGATTACATTACATCTTATTACGTTGGTCCTCTTTTAAAAACTTCTCATGTTTAGTACTTAGTAGGTTGTAATTACTAATTAGTATTAAACTATTaataaagtgttttttttttttttttgtcaagagtAAGTAATATAAATTGGGTGGTGGCAAAACTTCCTTCTTCAAGTTTTTTGGATTAGAAACTTTCCATCTTTCTTTTAAACTAAAAGAATACTTGTGTAgctttttggcccaaaattgatcATTGATGGAAACAGTGTTTTTGAGAAATGGGCTTCATGAATTAGAGTTTATTAGCCTTCATTATCCGGTGAAAGTTTTACTTAGTTTAATCCTGGCCCAATATTATCAATCAACAACTTTAGTGTAGTTAGTATTTAATTTACTTAGccttaaaaagaaattttcgcaactacaattaataaatactaaataaaataaattttgactattttGTTTATCTTCATAGCATTAcagttattcttattttttttcctttcagtttatattataaattatttcttttaaaataattaagagTTTTACCAAAAaacttaagaaaataataaataggtCATTGACATTTTGATATGCAGACATTTAAGTTTTCaataatttgaaaatacatttaagtctctggtattttcaaaatttagaaatatatcGATCCCTCATATTTACTTGGGTCTGTCAGACccaacaaaaaattaaacatgATTTCCGTTGTACTGACTTAGTTAATACAGATGCACAGCGTAAGAGAGTTTTTAAAATAGAACAAATTAGATCTAAAGTTCGATGTGTCCAAAttttaaagatattaaaaatttaaatgtctACAGACCAAAAAATTAGGGATGAATTTGTCTTTTTCTCAGAATTAATTATGAGACTATTCCCGTATTAAAAGCAGGCAATAAAACCTTGTCAAACATAACATCAAGGGTCTCGAATAATGGAAAaaacaattgttaaaaaaattagaatcttTTGGgtcgcgattttatttttattttttatttttaaaattttattaaaaaaataaaaagtaaattcatcttttaaatttaaatagttgtatgatataatattaaaattttaattaaaataaaattcttattgtaaaaaaaaaaaaagttaactttTCAAATTCAAAGAAATTATTGCCTAATGCCTACAAATATTCCGAGCAAAACCGTATATATTAATAACAAAGAATATATTTGGATACGAGAGAGAATATtatgatgatatatatatatatatgtctactTTTACAACTCATCACCTGCATTTGTCATATGTGCGCACATGGCATATTGTACTACCAAAATAAAAACACTATATATGTTTTCTTTGTGAGAACGATATGCTTCCATAGATTAACCTTGCTTATATATATGATGCTTATTTTGTATCATCTTGAACTTTGGAAAACAAATTGGAAATTTTatgttatgtatattttttattttaactttaaaattgtgTAAATTGACTATCTTGATAAAATTtaacattcaatttttttttctactaaCATTATATTGGAATacattaaaaagaagaaaaaaagaaggataTGCATAATTTGTACACAATGTACTTGGGAAGATGAATAAAGAGCACATGGTGTTGGTCTTGAAGATGGGTAACAAAAACCTGTGGCCATATAGTGTTTGCGTCAAggaattggatttttgatggtcaTCCATGCCCTACACCTTTATTTATGTTGCTTtctacaaaattaaataatttttataattcaaatattattattagtgtgGTACCCTTCACTTGCGTTCTAAAAAGGGTTCTCCACTTCCACCACTAGAGTGTTAATTAGGACCAATATATGATGTATAGTTAGTACCCTTGAGAATTGAGATCATATGGTTGTAATTCtcaacttaattaattatctaacaaaagttttacaaatataatttaagtacaaaatcacatttaaattaattaatacagCTTAAGTTAGTCGACTAATTAGTTCGATAGTCTGTCTAATAAATgtaaaaaatttgaatattattttgtatatatatgctgTAGTTCATTGATTAGCGATAAATTAAGGTAGAAATTTTCCGGTAcaaaattatattcaaattaaCCAATATAGCTTAAGGTAGTCGAGTAATTAGTTCGATAGTCTGTTTAATAAATGTCGAAAATTTGAATATTGTTTTGTATATATATGCAGTAGTTTATTGATCAGCGATAAATTAAGGTAGAAATTCTCAATAGTTATCTTTATATGAAGTTGATATTTGAAACttattagatgatttgacaagtttaactaaattattatttagtgaTTTTTAACTATGAACTTCATATAAAAATAGGGGGATGCTCCCATAAAGACGCGTAAAACATCTTTTTGTAAAGACGTTTACGTGTCgcattattattggacgtattaatgaaccggttatttttaaatttcttaacaaattagaataaaaccgattttttttttataacaataacaataaatccaAATTTTTTGAGggatctaattatatttttaaatttttagggatTTAAATGTCCGTAAAACAAAAAGTCagggatatatttgtctttttatcaaagaatttaaaaatattcggTTTAGATTGTGTAATTCGATCGAATCAAAAcagatctaataattataatgtaaacaattgagtttattattattgctataataaaccgattttgttctaatttattaaaaaataaattattaactgatttaataaaaatgtccaaTAATAACACAACATATATAAACGTCTTTAAAAAAAACTctccataaaaataattatacgtGAATATTCACCTAAGGATAAATTGTGATGCAAGATGaaatttctatatttgaattaaaaacctTAACAACTTTTTAGTTAGTTCTTTATTGGATTCACTTGAATTTAACACTATTGGATGCTAATAAGAGGTGGCTACTATGCTGAATGTAACTGCCATGCTTGACTACTTCAGTGTGTGTATGGGTTTGAATTTCAACAACTATTGCATCATATCATTAATGATCAGctttagtggttggaaacatggCAAGAAAGTTTGTGCCATGCATGCATTTTGACATTTTTGGTCATACACAACTTTTTATCCTACAAAATGTGCATTCCATGCAATCATGTTCAGTTCTTCTTTACCGTCTCCGTGCGTAATTAAAATATCTCTTGACTTGGAAACTTTCCTCCTCATGCATCCAAAGGGTTTGATCAGAATCCAAGTTTGAAAAACAGGGAAAGGGTTATTATTACTTCTCTTTGAAACGGTTAACCATCCTTCACTACTACTTTATAAAGTCATCAATATTTATGAAAATGatgatactatatatatattattaacatGAGATTAATAAAAAGAGAAGTCTTTAATCATTTGGAAAACTTTGAATTACATTATTATCCTCTCCATCGTAATATTTAGGAAAAGTAACAAGGTGTTCTGATGGAGTATATTAGAACCTATAAGGTAGTATCTATTAAAGAGTAAactgaaaattatatttttaaagatttCGACTtcgaattaattaattttttttttaatattaattaaatcttTTATGATAGTAAATGGTGAAAATGTATGTTCTTTTATCAATAGATAGTGCGAAACGAAATAAAATTACTcgtatattttgttatttacagTGGTGTGTATCCCATTAATATTGCTGCTACATGAGCATGGAAACGATATAATTTTAGACAATAAAACATTATTATCTTTTGAGTTTTCAACTGCTATTTATTTActataaatattatcaaaacagatgaaatttcactcaaaaaattgttatttacatgacaattatttataaatagataaatacatcacaagttaACGATATATATAAACACcatctttaaattttatataacgaATTAATAGAAGAACATAACGTGTCTATTACTTATTAtcttaaaagattaaattaatatttttttttcaaaaactacctCATCTAAGATCGAAATCTTCAGAGACCTAATTATCACTTTACTCGTTGGATGGCTCATCAGCAAAGTGAATTAGAGAGTGACATTACACTATCTAACACCTTGAGACTAATAATTAATGAGTATGGGTGAAACTTAGCTTGACTCAACCACAAAGTTAATTAAAGAAACTTGTTATGTCTTCATAATGTGTTTTCATAACTATATACCctaatgtctttttttttattaaagataagagACTCAAATCTGCAACCtattaattgagtatggagagactatgtcagttgagctattactcattggttATACCCTAATGCCCTTAGCATGATTGTCATGAACCATTTGTACtgtttgataataataataatataattaatgtgACATTACATATATAATATCGTTTATGCAAGATTTCCTTGACGAGACATGAgatatatcaataataatttcaaaatgaatcattttcattttatttttcacttaatataaaattaattgtgATAGATTTATACTAACGGAAGAGTTTCAGGTATACCGGAAATACCGGTGTTTCAGTTATTTTAACCATTAATcttaatcataaaaattatatataatatattaattaaaatcaacggttaaaataattagAACACGGTATTTTCGATATACCTGGTAACTTTCCTATACTACATATATAAAACTAATGAATCTGCCGTTTCCTGAGACAGTTGGCAATGGTTGTTTATAGCTTCTAACTGAAGCTGAAGCTGACACAACGTGCATGCAACTACAAACGTAGGAACAAAAGTTAGCTATTTACGACGTTGTCTCCATTGAATTTCACCCAGAAATCTTTCTATGTATGCACTATATATagccattttatttatttatttatttatttttggccaAGGGGATGTTTGTATATTAGGACCTGCAGCATAATGCTTACTACCCACTAGGATTCTTCTTAGAAGATatattcttgttaaaaaaaaaaaattgtaccgTGACGAATACTCTTTTTTTTATTGGTGGAAACTCAAGTAcagtgaagttgatagctgagagccgttagatgaaaatttagtcaaatcagtcaaatcatctaatgatttttagctattaacttcacgtgaagtcgactacacctgagttttcaccttttttatttttatcttctatttaaattaatattagtcaatttttcaatttttttatactaaaaaatattgaCTACTAGCCTTCCCCTTCTATAAAATGATCATggtaatatttaggtaagaagaATTAATGTTGAGAAAAACCCAAAACAATCCttgacaattacttcgaaagatAACGAGatccttgacaaaaaaaaaaataattcaactcggcccctgacaattatctTGAAAGGACAACAAGACCCCTGTGACAAAAAAAGtcaatgttatatttttttttgcataGGAGCTAATCAGTCCAAAAAAAAAGATCAAGAACTggatttggtgtttttttttttcttagatgCCTCGTTGTCTTTTCGGAGTAATTGTCATGGGTTATGGGTCGGATGGAGTATTCACTCATTAATGTTTCACcatatctaaattaatttttaattaatatatgcgaGTGTTGTTAATTAGAAAGTTCAACTTTCAATAATGTTGTacatgttaaaaattaatttccaCGTCTAAAGTAAAAGCTTGTATAAATTTTCTCTAACCGCTTTACCTAACACATTATTATTTCGGAGAATAACTTGTTACAGAGCTATTTTATCTAAATTAGGCATTTTTTTTTAGCCATCAAGAAATTAATCACATAATCTTAGAGTAACCGTTAAGAAAATGTCTCATGTAGTGATAATCTGGTAATCCATCACCAACAAGAAAACAAGCAGAATTaacattagaaaaaaaaatgtaatcAAAATCAATATATTTACAGaatctctagaagaacaaaagcAGGGGAGCAAAACACAGAcaaaggacaagaagccatgaaaaCTACAATGATCTGTCATTTTTTGCCACAAAGCATCATACATTACTTAAAAAATGTTATtcgtatactaaaatcagccactaaaattgccaccaatatatttgtgtataaatacatgtatagtttaatttagttttaatatgtatttatattctaacacgtattttatactgataactgactttagtagctgattttagtgtacacataaCATAGTCGTACATTACTATCATCCTTCTAAATCACCTTCATCATCTTGTTTTCTTGATGCAAACCATTCACCTTTCAAAATATCTAACCTacttattccttttttttttccaaatcacACACATGTTAGATAATACAAGAAAGTACATAGTAAAAGAGAGGAATTAATTTTTGCTTCACACTTCATTAGCTAATAAaattgcaaataaaaaataagaaaagtctAGGGGACCAGCAACTTTATCAAATTCTGGCCAGTATGTAACCAACAAAGAagagtgagccattggatgaaatctcatactattctcacaccattaaaagcctcattgatggctatttgatgactataaatcccaaaagttgctggcccctagcattcctctaaaaaatatatatataaaacagacAATCTGGTGTATAAGCATTTCGCGTTAACGTAGAATCCAGAAAGAGTCACACCAGGGTGTAATGTAATGTAGGCTACCTAACCTGATAATTATATTAGGTTGGAGTACACAGAGTTATTCTAATGCAAATTAACAATCACTTCTTCTTGCTCTTATCTCTATTGTTGGAGAAGATTGAGGCCAAACCAAATAGGTTAGCAGAATGAACATTAAGAGCAGGACTAACAACTCTAACACTGTTGTTACCATAAGatccatgatgatgatgatgatgagtctTATTATTCAGTGGAGGCTTTTGATGATAAATGTTTGTTGGAGCAACAatagattgagaagaagaagaagaatgtttgTGTGAATTTTGCTTATTAGTACCTGCTTCCTTTGACAATGGATTCCTCTTGGTGGTGTTGGATGATGATCCAGTTGAATTGCTTCTTGATAGAAGTGGCAAAGCACACAAACTTCTTCTGTATCCATTCCCACAACTGCTACTTCTCTTGAAGTTCCAAAAGGACTTTGaatcattgttattattattgttcatgTATTTTCCTTCTTTTGATGAACCTTCTTTCTTCAAGTTCCTACTACTAGTAGAGCTAGAACAATGGTGATTATgatcatgattatgattatgattatgattaacaGTAACACATGATTGTGGAGGCAATGGAGGAGGGTGTTGTGGTGCTAATTGGTGATGACCCTTTTGATGAAtgatgttgttgttcttctttggTCCCTTGATTTCAGTGGGAATGATCCTTCCACCTGAGAAAAACTCATCCGCTGGAAAAGACTCAACAAGCTCAAAACTTTCAGTGACACAGAAATCAAAATCATTGCTTGATTCCAAATCAGAAGTTGTTGATCCAAAGGGGTGCTGCTCAACAGGTATCACATCAGATTGTGAGAAGTCATGTGAGAATGAGATTCTTGGACTCATTGATGAGTTTGAAGAAACCCCACAATTCTCTGAGCAAAGTTCAATTGCCATGTATgtttaatccaattttttttttgtgggaaACAAACTCTTGTATGGGAATTGAAGCCTATAATGGCAAAATCTAAGACAAGAAAATGAGGAACTTTcagcagtaaaaaaaaaaaaaaagaagaaggatttAAATGGGGCCAAAAAAAAGTTACATATTAGAGGACTAGTCAATTTTGGTTTGTAGAAATAAACCTAAGCAAGTAATGAAAGCATATGAAAGAAGGATACTACATATTATGAAAGGTCTCAAAAAAGAGAGAATACCATAAAGGAGATGTGAATTATTATGAAAGGTAACAAATCAAGTATGCAGCTGCAACTTTATTTATTCTCAGTGGTCCAAAGTGGACAAAATTGGATCAGAGAGAAGGTGTGAGAAATTATATGCCTTCATTCTACCGTCTTGTTTCAAGGGATAGCTAACCAAACGGTAAAgactttttatttgttaatttgaATCTGCATCGTTGTAAATTATGTGGAAgaataataacaaaaaagagGTTAATTAGTTGTGGAATAAGGGACGTGTGGAGAGTGTTGTTGTTTGTTGAGAGTTTGATAAATGATAAGGATTAAGCACCTAATTAAATGTATCTAAATGCCGGCTTAGGTGTAGGGTTGGTAACTAGTTTTAAACAAATCGAAATTAAGCACCATTAGATACTAttaagattaattaattaatagattTATGCACCTTTAATAGATTCGTGGCAGTAGCAACCGTACTATCATTTGGTATTCAAAGACACAAAAAGATTATTGTTATTTtaggatattttttaatttagtagttattattattgttattattattaacgaagaaagagagagaaagagaaagagagagagagagagcatttGTGTTACTAATGGCGTGTGCGTACTGTTATATATCAGTGTCATGTAAACATCTAGGACCATATATATAATCAGGCACGGACCTAAGTGTTAGAGTaggggggcacttgcccccactcccatttcaatttaaaatatatatatatatatatatatatatatatatatatatatatatatatatatatatataatatttttattttaaattttaaatgatttcattataaataaattaaacctaattatttaaaatttcaaatccattttatctttttatcattttgactattagttaatctaattaaatttagtatttttttattctcaaatTTCAGCCGTCACTActcttttattctcttaaaccgtcttcttaatttgatatttttaaccttctttttttatttcttttttagtggtcatcttctctttatcaaaagataaattttaaatattttttatataattctctatgactctatgtatcttttaattttattatttttctttttgatattttcaattataaattttaattcaaacaattatagtttaggtattaatctaattttttttctttttataaatttatatattttattttattctcaatttagtgatccttattatttatttgtttatctttcgttctgttttattatatgtaattatgttgcatataaatttctaaagtcaattgatcaatttactcatttagaatatatattcttttatttttagaaatagcaatgaaaaaatatttttcgtcttattttattatatgtaattttatttttttgtattcgaataattaatgtgcactttaattttatgtttttaaatttagattaatatatcttttgatagtaatatatattattttgccCCCTTAACAtaaattttctgggtccgtcaatgtatataatgtgtttaattttttatttttaatatatttagtaGTTTCAAtagatcaaatcaaataaaaaaaaaaggtaaaatattttttttatgaaatttgttaaaaattttaaaaaatctctaaattttatttttgtttcaataattttttatttatatcatgacagctaaattttaaaaaagtttaagaCTAATCCAGTAATAATGTATGACAATTATCTCTGATGGAAAAGTATAAGGTACCAATATATTATCTGTCAACTTAttaccaataataattaattattatattttaaatacatgtataaaaagacacatccaaaaaatatatctataaagatacTTAGCTTCTATTAGACAcagtcataaaaaaaaatatttttattagacacatccacaaagacacttccattaaacaTAGTTATAAACAAGAGTTAGAAGAAGTTGATAGAAAtattgttggtaacgtagcgaaaTTGATCTCTGATTTATTTGTATTAATAGTTATTcttataaaatagttattaaatttGTCCTAAGTTTCTTAAAAAATTAGTCGTCAagagtatatttgatacaaatcgaaaatttttaagataaaattaaaataaaataaaatttaaaaatatttaaaatttttttaacaaaatttaaaaatgaaaaatatactttactcaaaaaaaaaaaatgtcatGATATACTTCATTTTGTGCCTAAGTGGTGGAAGTAAAGAGATTTTTGTATAGGAAGAATAATACTaacattttaattaaaattaaaatttatttgtgtTATATTCCTCTACACAAAAGTATCACTAACATTTTATGTGTGTTTAAAGTTTAAACGTGAAAGATTGGAATAATTCTATATATGGAAGCTAAGGGTGATTAATTTACCTAATTGGTTGATGCATGATAAGGGTGTGTCCACATAAAAGATCCTTGTTATCTTTACTGTGTTGGTGAATGGGTCCATTGTGTCCAGAGCCTGCAGTGTCTGTTTCTTGGTGTCTACTACGTTGTATGTGTCCAATCtaagtggttttttttttttcactcataATGGTACCTTCTCCACCACCACTCACTCATACACTCACAATCATATCCATCAAAATCAAACCTATTACTACTTGTGATCCCAATAGGCATTATATATAGGTAGTTCAACATTAGGGTGTCGTTTTTTAAATGTATTCTAGTCTTAATtttaaatagattaaaaaaaatcacatttaatgaaattttgaTTTATCTAAAGTAAATCATTGATACTTATTTCAAACA
The sequence above is drawn from the Arachis hypogaea cultivar Tifrunner chromosome 4, arahy.Tifrunner.gnm2.J5K5, whole genome shotgun sequence genome and encodes:
- the LOC112744954 gene encoding uncharacterized protein, giving the protein MAIELCSENCGVSSNSSMSPRISFSHDFSQSDVIPVEQHPFGSTTSDLESSNDFDFCVTESFELVESFPADEFFSGGRIIPTEIKGPKKNNNIIHQKGHHQLAPQHPPPLPPQSCVTVNHNHNHNHDHNHHCSSSTSSRNLKKEGSSKEGKYMNNNNNNDSKSFWNFKRSSSCGNGYRRSLCALPLLSRSNSTGSSSNTTKRNPLSKEAGTNKQNSHKHSSSSSQSIVAPTNIYHQKPPLNNKTHHHHHHGSYGNNSVRVVSPALNVHSANLFGLASIFSNNRDKSKKK